CCAAGGCCTGCCGCGGTCTAAAAGACGAAGTCGCCCCCATTTTTGCCGCAAAAACGTGCTATTAATTGCGGCAATAGGCTATGGGCAAACATGCTTCCTCCGTCGATAGCCGGGTCCTCACTTTCATAAAGGGACATCCCCCTGGCTGGGTATTCAGTATGGAAGGTTCTTTCCTATGGAGTCGCTGCTGCGTCGGCAGGTTGCCCGCAGCGGGCCTAAATGCCCCACAACAAGGGTCTGAACGTCGCTGTGCCCGACGGAGAGAATGTGCCATGACCTCTTATTCAGACTAGGCGGAATCATCCCGCCACGGCGATAGTCATGAAATAGCTTTTTACGCCCCAGTTGCCAGCCCAGGAATGGCCCAGGCGCCATACGGGCGCCTGGGCCGGTCCCCATCCTAGGTCAGCCCAAGCCCGGAGCCCGCGCGCCCGCAGCGCCCGCAGCAGACCCCGACATCCGCAGCAGCGACTCCATAGGCGAGAACTTCCTATGCTGCTCCGCCACGTCGCGCCGGGCCAGATGCACGTAGCGCTTGGTCATCTCCAAGGTCGAATGCCCCAGGATCTCCTGCAGGCTGAACGAATCCCCCCCGTTGCGGATGTAGAGCACCGCGAAAGTATGCCGCAAGGTGTGCGGCGACAAACGCACCCCCTCGATCCCCGCCTGACGGCCGTAGCGGATGATCAGGATGCGCACCTTCGCCCGGTCCACAGCCTTGCCGGTCCGGCCCAGGAAAAGCTGCGGGGCCGCGACCAGCCCCTTGGCTCTGGCCTCGGCGTACTGCTGCAGCGCCTGCCGGGTCATCTCCGAGAACGGCACCGAACGCTCCTTGCGCCCCTTGCCCATCACGGTCGCCGTGCAGTTGCTCCACTCCACCCGGCTCGCCTCCAGGGAAAGCACCTCCGAGATGCGCAGGCCCGAATCCAGCATGAGCATCAGCATGGCGCGGTCGCGCAGGCCCTCCACGGTCCGGACATCCGGCATCTCGATGAGGCGGCCCGCCTGCTCCGGGCTGAACGGGCGGATCAGCACCCGCTCGCAGCGCGGCCTCTCCACCAGTTCCATCGGGTTCGTCGGGATGGCGCCCTCGCCCTTCCAGAACCGGAAGGCGCAGCGGATGGCGCCGTAGACCCGAGACACCGTCTCAGCGGATATCCCCTTCTCCCGCAGATGAGCCAGATGCTCGCGCAGAAGGGACGGCGTCACCGCGCCCAGCTCCGGCGCGCCGCGGCTCTCCAGGAACGCGGCCAGGTCGCGCAGGATGAAGCGATACCACCTCACGCTGCCCGCCGCCAGGTTCAAGGCGACGCAGCGGGCCAGGAACGAACGGTTGGCGTCTTGCAGTTTCATATGTACCTCCGTGGTCTTTGGGAACCCCTCATATGACCAACGAGCTACCCCCCATTTAGTTCCATCGGCGGTTTGCTACTATAGCGTTCGCCATGCCCCACGGGGGCCTGGCAGGGGTGCAGCGCATGAACACGATCCTCAAGTTGGCGGTGATAACCGCCCTGGTCTACTTCGGTTTCCAGTTCTTCTCACGGAACAGGACCTCGGCTGGTTATTCCGCCGTGACCCCGGAAGATATAAAAAGAACGGTGAGCGAGGCCCGGACAGCGCATAAGCGCATCCTCATAGAGGTGGGGAGCGATGGCTGCGTCTGGTGCGGCAGGCTCGGCAGATTGATGTCGGAGGACCGGGGCCTGCGCATGGCTGCGGAGGGTTTTGTAAGGCTGCATGCCGACCTCCGGTCGAGCGCCCAGCTCCTGTTCTCTTACGGCCAAGTGCCGGGGACGCCGCATTTCTTCGTGCTCGAGGAGGACGGAACGCTGCTCTCTTCCCAGGAGACCGACAGCCTGGAATCCGGGCAGTCCTATGACCGCGGGAAACTGCTGGCTTTTCTTGACCGCTGGCGTTCCGCGGGCGGCGGTTCTGTTCCGGTCACCAGCGGCATAATCGTGTACGGGCGGGATGACTGCAGCCTTACCCAGGGCTTCCTCCGGGAGCTGGACAGCGCTGGCGCCGAGTATACGTACAAGAGATTCGACGATGAAGCCGCGCGTGTCGAGGCAATGTCCCGCATGCTGGCCTCCGGCATGGATCCCTTCGGGGCGGGATTGCCCGTGGTCTGCGTAGACGGAAGGTTCTTCGTGCGTCCTTCTCTGGAGCAGGTACTAGCCCTCTACCACGGCCCGCTGAGTCCCGGCCGGGCGAAGCCAGGGGCCGGCCGCGGCCCGGCCGCCGGCGCAGCGCCTGCGGCGCAGGAGGCGGCCGCGGAAGGGCTTTTCGATATTTCCGGCATAGTCACGGGCGACTCCGCCATGGCGATAATAGGCGGGGAAGCATACCGGGTCGGGGATTCCGTAGGCGGTTACAAGCTGCAGAAGATAGGGAAGGATTACGTCAGCTTCGCCGACCCGCAGGGCCAGACCGTCACCCAGAAGCTCAAGGCTGAATAGCCGCGGGTTTACAGCCCGGAGTCAAGCGCCTAAGAAAGCCGGAAGCCCCGGGCCAGGATCTCGGTGCAGGTGCGGCGGTAGAAACCCAATATGCCGAGGGTCTGGATGTCCACCTTCACGTCGTAGATGCCGGCGAGGTCCGGCCGGGCCTTGAGGATGGAGGCCAAAGTCTTGTCGTAGCCGCCGTTGCCGGCCGCGCCCGAGACCGTGGTGGGCCGGATCGAGGCCGTGACCGGGATGGCCAGGCCGTGCTGGCAGGAGCGGCCCCGCACTTCTCCGGCGTCGCGGGCTCCGGGCGGCAGTTCCCCCGGCGTGAGCGTGGAAAAAGACAGGGGCCCCTCGGAGGCGTAGAACACGATCATCCCCCCGGGCGAGATGAGCCCGGGATTGGCCGTGGTCCCGTCCTCCTGGGCCCGGACGGCCGGGGCCGCGAGGAGCGCGGCCAGCAGCGCCCAGGTCAAAGCTTCCCCACCTTCCCGGTCACCTTGGTGCAGACCTTGGTGTAGAGGCCCAGGAGCACGGAGTTGACCTTGATGTCGCATTTCACGTCGTAGAGGATGGCGTCGCGTCCGCCCAGCGCGTTCTTCACGGCCGCGATGTAGCCCCCGTCGCCCCACGCGACCAGATACAGCAGGGATTGGTTGCAGCCCATGCCGCTGACCGTCTCGTCGGCGGGCGTGGCCTTGACCTCGGCCGGCGTGGCGGAACGGTAGGAGCGCGCGCTGTGGATGTTGGAGTAGAGGAGGCCGCAGCCGGACAGGGCGGCCGCGGCCAGCAGGGGCATGATGGCTTTTCTCATGGTCCTAGCCTCCGAGCTTCTCGCCGCAGGAAGAGCAGAACTTGGCCCCGGCGGCCAGGTCCGCCTGGCACTTGGGGCACTTCAGGGTGGCCTTGGCCGCGGCCTGGCCCATGACTCCGGCCATCAGGCTGCCGAGGTTGGCGCCCGCGCCGAGGCCCATGCCCAGGCCCATGCCGGCGCCCGCGCCGCCGCCCTCGTTGCCGGCCGCTTTCTCAAGCGTGTCGAAGGTCCGCTTGGTGTTGTAGCCCGCGCCCATGATGTCCATCTCGGCCCTGTCGGAGAGCGCCTTCTTGAGGCGCTTGACCGTCTCGTCATCCTCGGAGACGTCCACGGAATTGAGATAGAAGTTGACGAGCTTGATGCCGTAGATGCCGAAGTCGTCGGCGAGCTTGGCGCCGATGCCCTCGGACATCTCCTCCAGATGCGCCGCGACCTCCAGCAGGGGGACCTTGGTCTTGATGATGGTCTCGGCGATGTAGTCCTTGGCTTTGGTCAACAGCACCCCCTTGAAGTACTCGCTCATGGTGTCCACCGAGAATTCCTGCATGGTGCCGGCGAGCTTGGTCAC
The window above is part of the Elusimicrobiota bacterium genome. Proteins encoded here:
- a CDS encoding tyrosine-type recombinase/integrase; this translates as MKLQDANRSFLARCVALNLAAGSVRWYRFILRDLAAFLESRGAPELGAVTPSLLREHLAHLREKGISAETVSRVYGAIRCAFRFWKGEGAIPTNPMELVERPRCERVLIRPFSPEQAGRLIEMPDVRTVEGLRDRAMLMLMLDSGLRISEVLSLEASRVEWSNCTATVMGKGRKERSVPFSEMTRQALQQYAEARAKGLVAAPQLFLGRTGKAVDRAKVRILIIRYGRQAGIEGVRLSPHTLRHTFAVLYIRNGGDSFSLQEILGHSTLEMTKRYVHLARRDVAEQHRKFSPMESLLRMSGSAAGAAGARAPGLG
- a CDS encoding SPFH domain-containing protein, which gives rise to MAIIDRVKYDGPADVLVWRYPPDDLSWGTRVIVNQSQEAIFYSGGQALDILPPGTHVLETANIPLLRTLIKIPFGGKTPFAAEIYYINRAVNLNVKWGTNTPIPVQDPKYNVFLPVRAFGQFGVQVSDSRKLVTKLAGTMQEFSVDTMSEYFKGVLLTKAKDYIAETIIKTKVPLLEVAAHLEEMSEGIGAKLADDFGIYGIKLVNFYLNSVDVSEDDETVKRLKKALSDRAEMDIMGAGYNTKRTFDTLEKAAGNEGGGAGAGMGLGMGLGAGANLGSLMAGVMGQAAAKATLKCPKCQADLAAGAKFCSSCGEKLGG
- a CDS encoding thioredoxin family protein, whose protein sequence is MPHGGLAGVQRMNTILKLAVITALVYFGFQFFSRNRTSAGYSAVTPEDIKRTVSEARTAHKRILIEVGSDGCVWCGRLGRLMSEDRGLRMAAEGFVRLHADLRSSAQLLFSYGQVPGTPHFFVLEEDGTLLSSQETDSLESGQSYDRGKLLAFLDRWRSAGGGSVPVTSGIIVYGRDDCSLTQGFLRELDSAGAEYTYKRFDDEAARVEAMSRMLASGMDPFGAGLPVVCVDGRFFVRPSLEQVLALYHGPLSPGRAKPGAGRGPAAGAAPAAQEAAAEGLFDISGIVTGDSAMAIIGGEAYRVGDSVGGYKLQKIGKDYVSFADPQGQTVTQKLKAE